Below is a genomic region from Roseovarius arcticus.
CAGCGACGTCACCCCCTCGCCGATCTCCAGCACGACGCCCGCACCCTCATGGCCCAGAATGGCCGGAAACGCGCCCTCTGGATCAGCGCCTGAGAGAGTGAAATCGTCGGTGTGGCACAGGCCTGTGGCCTTGATTTCCACCAGAACCTCGCCCTTTTTAGGGCCGTCCAGATTGACCTCCATGATCTCCATGGGCTTGCCGGCCTCAAGTGCCACCGCTGCTGTCGTGCGCATGATATTGTTCCTTCAACTTCGTTTCGGGTTTGGGCCGACTTTGCGGGAATTGCCGTGCGGTTTCAACATGGCAAAGATAAAGGGTTGGAATGCCGCGCCCTGCAGCGCAATCTAGCGTCTGAACACCAAGGAGATTTCCATGCCCCGCCTGATGCGCACTGCCTGCCTGATCGTTCCCGCTGCCCTCGCTTTGGCAGCCTGCCAGTCTACTGCGGCCAACAATCCCGCCCCGACCAGCCCGGCCCGTGATTCCTGTGGTGCGTCCGCGTATTCCGACCGAATCGGACAAAAACATGCACAGTTTGATTTCAGCGCGCCAAATCGCCCAGTAAGGGTATTGGGGCCGGATACGCCGATGACCATGGAC
It encodes:
- a CDS encoding I78 family peptidase inhibitor; translated protein: MPRLMRTACLIVPAALALAACQSTAANNPAPTSPARDSCGASAYSDRIGQKHAQFDFSAPNRPVRVLGPDTPMTMDYRTDRLNIDTDTAGRITRIWCG